The following is a genomic window from Gymnodinialimonas ceratoperidinii.
CGGGCCCCGGCCGCTTCTGCAACCGAACACCGCGCGACAGGGACGCGCCAATCCTCCGGCTGACATAGCGGACCGCGACCTGCCCTCACTTGATAGGGCAGCGATCGTTAACGCGGGGTTAACGCAGGCTTACGGGGCATCGCTTCAGAGGGCAGAGGGTTCCAGAAACCGGCGGTAGTCGGCGCGCAGTTTGTCCAGCTTGGGATCGATATATCGCGTGCAGAACTGGTTGCCGGCGTTCTTCTCGCCATAGTTCTGGAAGCGAGGGTCGGATGGCTTGAACGCCTCGCACCGCAGAACGCGGGTGACGTAGTCGGCCTCATCCGCCTCGCGCCGCTCCGCAAGGAGGCGCTCCGCATCCCGCTCTTGCTCCGCTGTGAAGACATAGATCGCGCTGCGATATTTGCCGCGCATCTTGTGGTTCGACGTGCTGGCATGGGTGCGCAGATGGATCTCGATCAAGGCAGACAGTGGTATCTCCGCAGGGTCCCACTCAAGAAGAACCGCCTCCGAAAAATTGTCATCGGGCGGCGCGGCGCTGATGAAGCCCTGCTGCACCTCGACCCCGCGCAGCGCGGCGAAGACCGCCTCGGTACACCAGTGGCAGCCGCCGCCGAAGCCCACGCGGGGCGGAGGGTTAACCTGCACGTCAGTCATTCGGGCCCCTCCCCTGCGTCGCACTCGCGTCAGGCGACGTCGTGCACCTTGAGCGTGCGGCCATTGAAGCTGCACGTCTCACCGGCGCGCAACCCTTCCAGCGCCTTGTAGATCGGCGCGGCGGTGGAAATGCCGATGTAGGTCTCGCCCTCGGCCTCGAACTCGCCGGTCGAGACCGCGACGACCAAATGTCGGCGTCCGAGGTCCACCACGGCACCTTCGCTCACTTCAGTCTTGGGGTCAAAATCGATGACCCGCAGGCGCGTAAGCTTTTCTTCGTAATTGTGCACCTGATCGTCGAAAGCCTCGGCCAGATCGGCGGCAGTTTCGGCCTGCGCCTGCTCATCGCTCTCAATGGGCTCGGTCCGGTCCAGACGCGCGGAGGACAGGAATTGCTCATATTTCTTGGTGGCTTGGGCCAGGTCAGCCTCTGTCAGCTTCAACATCGTTTCTTTCAAACGGGTCTTGTCCATGGGTCTATCCCTTCAGTTTGCAGACGCATTGGG
Proteins encoded in this region:
- a CDS encoding peptide-methionine (S)-S-oxide reductase; this translates as MTDVQVNPPPRVGFGGGCHWCTEAVFAALRGVEVQQGFISAAPPDDNFSEAVLLEWDPAEIPLSALIEIHLRTHASTSNHKMRGKYRSAIYVFTAEQERDAERLLAERREADEADYVTRVLRCEAFKPSDPRFQNYGEKNAGNQFCTRYIDPKLDKLRADYRRFLEPSAL
- a CDS encoding GreA/GreB family elongation factor, which encodes MLKLTEADLAQATKKYEQFLSSARLDRTEPIESDEQAQAETAADLAEAFDDQVHNYEEKLTRLRVIDFDPKTEVSEGAVVDLGRRHLVVAVSTGEFEAEGETYIGISTAAPIYKALEGLRAGETCSFNGRTLKVHDVA